A single region of the Nicotiana sylvestris chromosome 6, ASM39365v2, whole genome shotgun sequence genome encodes:
- the LOC138871784 gene encoding uncharacterized protein yields MKELGIPMNELSESHVMIQGFNQGGQRDIDAIRLEITIEDMQSSAWLHVVDAKTSYNVLLGRPWIHENKVVPSTYHQCLKYYESEVERKIVADDESFTEAESHFADAKFYLKNRIVKKIKVDDGMKRNNDETITKRVEVTIDKFKAITEENVALPTKRTDEGFDPNAYKLFAKAGYNPNEPSKLGKLPSEAAMRQPREDLGYNQPSPVCISIRRANSNYITVENEYAASDKPSVFDRLGKSPVRTSVLERLELEDVSPCYHISFNDGDPQDEDAKDDPPELEEGVKTTVDALKEVNLGTDEEPRPTYLSTLLEDDEESTYIELLKEFRDVFAWIYKEMPGLDPKIAVHHLAVKNGARPVKQAQRHFRPNLVPFIKIEVNKLIEAGFIREVKYPTWVSSIVLVRKKNGQIRVCVDFRDLSNACPKDEFPLLILELMIDATTGYEAMSFMDGSSSYNQIHMAPKDEELTVFRTPRVFIATR; encoded by the exons atgaaagaacttggtattcccatgaacgaactctcagaaagtcaTGTGATGAttcaaggattcaaccaaggggggcaAAGAGACATAGATGCGATCAGGCTAGAAATcaccattgaagatatgcaatcaagtgcatggctgcatgtagtcgacgcgaagacttcatacaatgtcttacttggaaggccttggatacatgagaataaagtggttccatctacctaccatcaatgtttaaaatactacgagAGTGAAGTCGAGAGGAagatagttgctgatgatgagtCATTCACTGAGGCAGAGTCACATTTTGCAGATGCAAAGTTTTACTTGAAGAACCGTATTGTGAAGAAGATAAAAGTTGATGATGGCATGAAAAGAAATAATGACGAGACCATAACTAAAAGAGTTGAGGTGACTATTGATAAATTCAAAGCTATTACTGAGGAG aatgtggcactccctacaaagcgaacagatgaaggttttgaccctaacgcttacaagctatttgcaaaagctggatacaatcccaatgagccgtcaaagttagggaagctacCATCAGAAGCTGCAATGAGACAACCACGTGAAGATCTGGGATACAATCAACCGTCACCGGTGTGCATCTCCATAAGAAGGGCGAATAGcaattatatcactgtagaaAATGAATATGCCGCTTCTGACaagccttctgtctttgatcgacttggaaaatcacCTGTGAGGACCTCCGTGCTTGAAAGATTGG aattggaggatgtttcaccatgttatcacatatccttcaacgatggggaccctcaagatgaagatgcgaaagatgATCCACccgaacttgaagaaggagtgaagacgacagttgatgccttaaaagaagttaaccttggcaccgatgaagaaccaagacccacctacctaagtacTTTACTAGAAGATGATGAAGAGAGCacatatattgagttactcaaggagtttAGGGACGTCTTTGCTTGGAtttacaaagagatgcctggcttggacccgaaaatagcagtccatcaccttgcagtcaaaaatggtgctcgccctgttaaacaagctcaaaggcatTTTAGGCCGAACTTGGTTCCCTTTATTAAAatcgaagttaacaaactcatcgaagctggctttattcgtgaagttaaatacccaacatgggtttcaagtattgtccttgtaaggaagaaaaatggccaAATTCGAGTGTGCGTTGACTTTAGGGATCTTAGCAATGCATGTCCAAAAGATGAGTTCCCGCTTCTTATTCTAGAattgatgatcgatgctactacagGGTATGAGGCAATGTCATTTATGGACGGTTCATCAAGCTATAACCAAATTCACATggcgccaaaagatgaagagcttaccgTATTCCGTaccccaagggtatttattgctacaaggtaa
- the LOC138871785 gene encoding uncharacterized protein, whose amino-acid sequence MLEPRNIHELKSLRRKLAYLIRFISNIVGMCQAFIRLMKKGVPFKWDQMYSNAFESIKSYLMKPPVLAAHILGKSLILYISAQGRFVGALLAQENSEGKENSLYYSRRMMTPNELNYSPFEKLCLALVFSIQKLKHYFQAHVVLLAIKGQALADFLADHPIPDDWEITDELPDEDAMVIKVQPPWKMYFDGATHRGGAGAGVVFVTCQGEVLPYSFTLTQLCSNNVDEYQALILGLEMAIEMKRLQFQVFGHSQLVHVPRKENKKADVLAALASSLILPDQAQVTVCQKWVVLLPNEAEGEENELKHLVVVSEVEKEEWRQPIIDYLCYRILPKNPRRRTEIRLRASRFLYNKDTLYIRSFEGVLLRCLGEDETLEALQEAHSGYMGHTSLDQSSTSI is encoded by the exons ATGCTTGAGCCCCGCAACattcatgaattgaaaagtctgcgaagaaagctagcataccttatAAGATTCATCTCAAACATAGTTGGGATGTGCCAAGCATTCATTCGCCTTATGAAGAAAGGTGTCCCTTTCAAATGGGACCAAATGTATAgcaatgcctttgagagcattaaatcctacttgatgaagcctccagttttgGCAGCCCATATACTTGGAAAGTCGCTGATACTATATATTTCAGCACAAGGAAGGTTTGTTGGAGcgttgttggcccaagaaaatagtgaagggaaagaaaactccCTTTACTACTCGAGAaggatgatgacaccaaatgAGCTGAATTATTCGCCGTTTGAAAAGTtatgtttggcgctagtcttctcaatccaaaagttgaagcactactttcaagctcatgtcgttCTTTTG GctataaaaggacaagcattagcggacttcttggcagatcaccctatacctgatgattgggagataactgatgaactacctgatgaggacgccATGGTCATTAAAGTTCagcctccatggaagatgtactttgatggtgctacACATCGCGGAGGAGCTGGTGCtggtgtagtatttgtcacttGTCAAGGTGAAGTTCTGCCCTACTCTTTTACGTTGACACAACTCTGCTCTAACAATGTTGATGAGTATCAAGCACTAATACTTGGGCTCGAAATGGCTATCGAAATGAAGCGGTTGCAATTTCAAGTCTTTGGTCACTctcagttagtg catgtgccaaggaaagaaaataagaaagctGATGTTTTAGCTGCCCTAGCTTCATCGTTAATCCTGCCTGATCAAGCGCAAGTTACTGtttgccaaaaatgggtagtactgctgccaaatgaggctgaaggtgaagaaaatgaactcaagcatcttgtcgttgtttctgaagttgagaaagaagaatggcgacaacccattatcgactacttatgctatAGGATACTTCCAAAAAATCCACggagaaggactgaaatccgtCTTCGTGCATCTCGCTTCCTTTACAACAAAGATACCCTATACATAAGAtcattcgagggagtactcttgcgatgtTTAGGGGAAGATGAAACACTCGAAGCTTTGCAAGAAGCGCATTCTGGGTATATGGGTCACACCAGTttggaccaaagctccacttccatataa